The genomic window attgcataaatataagtattggtttaatcactttgaacttggaaaatagtggaatcttagcctcaatgtttcttttagtattgatatcatctttgattgagtttgatataatttttagtgagttttctattttaatattagaatttaagtctaattaatatctttcacaagtctgagaatcgaaccacttttaccactatctacaaatcacatcaatactgagggaactaagtagctaggggtagtctgcttgatctcaactatacgaagttggtttagattttgtatagcggcttaattctgagagtattcaaaactagactaggtctcagggtttttctgcatttgcggtttcctcgttaataaaatcttgctgtgtcttttactttgatttccgcattataactatttattataataaattaaaacacacaaacgttaactccgatatacttgatagtgatcctatagagtttggttattaccgaacctattatcaagtatcacactttggttgtcgtattgtctcgatctcgtatccataaacaatcacacaaagtgtgaatatcgaagttgttgtattatctcgactttatccatagacgatcacacttggtaagaggacttataggttgaaacaaaaagattgtggtatatttggttaccctcgtcttttcacacaaTAATTTTGTTATGCATTGTTATGCATCCAAAATCTTTTTAAAAAATGCTCTAAATATATATGTCACATTTAGAAGTGGTTGCATAATTTGTCATACAGTCGAAGAAATGGCTACATAAATATACTATGCATCCTGATCGATGTATGTGCCTAAACATTCAATTACTTccgatattttcataaaataattTTAGTTTCATAGTGCTGTTTGTATTCATTGTGCAGACCTCTTTGAAAGCTTTATAataagataaaatttataaaattccagCATACAATTTTTATAATAATGTTAATAATTGTATGTTTAGGGATAATTTTGAAATTACCTTGGCCATTTGGAAAtaggaagaaaaggaaaaaagaagtaacctaaaaagaagaaaaaaaatcttatttcccgtaaggcctattcctatgcatatgCCGAACTCAtatatttggcatatatgcactcattatgggtatgccaaagtgccaaactcatatgccaatatgccaggaataacatataggcatacatgaCAGAGTTTCCAGCGAGGAATAGAGTgtccatcgctcgatggtcttTATAGCTCCACTGCTAGTCAAGATGTCGCTCGGTGGTCTGATCAACGCTTATCAGATCTTCATCCAATGGATGCCATTTCCCCCCTCTATAAATACATAACTTCCACACATTCCAACCCAACTTCAAAATCATTTCAACATGCCTAGTGTTCGCATAACCAAAGTGGATTTTACTCCAGAGGAAGATGTTTCTCTAATTCGATGTTGGGTTTCAGTTGCAAGCGATAGAGATTTCAATTTAGAGACTTTTAACTTATGGGACACTGTGTTTCAAAGGTTCACGACGTTAAGTCATGTaaattcaagaagaaaaaacgaGTGTCTTCAAAATCGTTATTGTTCATCAATAACAATGTTAGAAAGTATCAACAAATTATGTGGTTGATAAAATGGGATAATCTTAGGTTGTCAAATGAAGAACTAAAATTTAGAGCTCGTACCAAATTCGCCGAAGACAACGGAAGATGGTTTAGTCACGACGAATGTTATGaactctataatgttcatgtgcAGGGATTCACCGAAACACGGAAatatgtataccaccaatactgaagaATAATAATATATTATTGGTTACTAAATTATCCATGTGAAAATGACAATCAAATACATCaagtgaaaaatattggttcttacctccaGAACTCCCCAAAAAGCATTAAAACTATCTTTCACACATGTCGAGTTATCACCGAGGGCCATGTAAATCTCTGATAAAATCGCAGACCCCCAATCATATGTTGGTGTTTTCTCTAAATCTTCTAATGCTTCGAGAAGCCCAATTAACACCACTGAGCTAGCATTTGGAAATAGACATTGGCCTAGTGTCCACAATACAAACAGACGTTCGAGCTCCTCATAATGATTATGGATCAAATGTTGATTACCAGCTTCCTGTTTTCATCCATTTTCCTAGCATAACGCTGaaaaaaacttttcaacccaACAACCTTTAACCCATGCACTTTTATTAGTCTATATGAGGGATTTCCTTCTAATTCATTTGAGTATAAAGGAAGTCTTTCTTTCCATCTACTTTCTGATATCCAATTCAGTCTGTTAAATGGAAGTAAGTTTCCTTCACAtggaattcccgttaacatgtacAAATCTATCGGTGTAAGGCCTATTAACAATAACTATTCATAATTagaatttgttgatttttataaaacaaaacacataatctaaaaataaaattactagAAAAAACTGACTTACCGCATTCAAAGTCCTTGAAAAAGGACGTGTTTGTAGTCTTCCACCATCGTTCCAATATAACTTGAACTCCTTGAGTCATGTGGTTTCTAGGTTGTATTTGATATAGATGTCGCCAATGATATCTTCTAACTCTCTGAACAACAGGGGGAAGTAATTGAAAAATCGTACGTAACTCAGTCCATCCACCTATTAGATTTACCGAACCAGCTCGCTCCCCATGGTCAGATATGTGATTAGAAAACATATCTTCACCGGCTACTTGTCTGACATTACAAAACTCATAATTTGTATCCACTATAAAACTTATTCCACCAGCAGGGGTACTAGTACATCCTTtgatttttctatttctttttcttctctccatatttgtttaagaaaatcaaaagataattGTTTAATTTTAGAAAAGAAGTTTAAGAAAATCGGATTTGAGAAGGGATGAGAAGAAGAATTGAGAAGGGATGAGAAGAATTGAGAAGATAGGTGCGGTATTTATAGGCACCAGAAACTCGAACGTTTGCGATATTGATTATAATGCcaacaatgtagttaatatcgctCACTAGAAACTCGATCACTCCGTGATTTTCCCATAATGGCACAAatggtttgccatgccacctggtatgccaaacagTGTTTTTTTTTGGCATACCCATGGTAATAGGGCTAATAATCATGTATTTGTCGGACTTGGGCTTCTAGATAGATAACCTTACTACCCAACCCTCAAATTATGTGCTAGACAAGAAAAAGACATCTGATAAATTTCAAGGACTCAGAGTTTGCTCCTTCGGGCATTACACAACGGCAACAGAAAGGCATGGACATCGCACTCTTCTCCCCATCTTCGATTTTTGGCcacgatgaagacgatgatgatcaATCCTCTCCACGTAACCTCTCTCTCCTTCACTTTGTCTGTCTCTCTACACTGGTGATTTTGTATTTGCTAATGTCATTCAGTTTTTGCAGAAAGAGAGGCTGTCCAAACTTACGAGGAAAGAACCCACAAATTTCCTGAACTGGTAAGCTTAGTTTATAGTTACCcgcaaaaagaaaactaaaaaataatGAAAGCCTTGTTCTATTTCTTTGCTCTCGATTTTTACTACTCCTGAACTGGAGTAGTATATATTGTTTTACTTAGATGTCTATGACGTGCTTGTTGCATTGCCTGCAGGAATTGTCGATTCGGGAGTTCACATTTCATGAATTGAATGCCAACTTGCTCTGGCCGGGAACATTTTCGTTTGCTGAATGGTTAGTTGAGAACAAGTCTCGGTTCCAAGGAAGTCGCATCATTGAGTTGGGAAGGTATGTCCCAGTAGTTCAGATGCAGGCTACTTTTATTTGATGTTATCCGTCCAGTAGCAATTCTTTTGGTATTGTCGGAAATCTAGAACTTCACTAATGATTGACATTGTGGTCTAATTCTGAGCAAGGGTCACGGTCAATTTCATTCGATAATCTATTAATATGCTCAGCGGTTAAGTCCTTATCATAGCTGTTAATGATTTATTTTTTCCGTGACAGTGGCACCGGAGCTCTGGCTATTTTCCTGCGAAAATCTTTTGGTGTAGATATTTCGACTTCAGATTTCGACGATGAGGAAGTTGAAGAGAATATAGCTCATAATTGTCGGGTTAATGGAATAGTCCCTGCTCTACCACACATCCGACGTAAGTTTTTATTCATTCTTCTTATGGAAGTCGTCAAGTTATAATATCTAATCAACCTCTTTAAGAACGGATCTCGAATCCGTTGGAAAACTTTTATTTCACCTAAGATAGCTCCACGCTGCCAGTGGTTagaatattaacaattttgtGATATTTTGATGGGTTAATTTCGGCATTTCTTTTATGGAGTTGTTGATTATTAGTTTAGGAACAAAACCTGTGAATATCTTGTGAATATATTACCATTTCTTCTACTGTATGACCAGAGATT from Papaver somniferum cultivar HN1 unplaced genomic scaffold, ASM357369v1 unplaced-scaffold_19, whole genome shotgun sequence includes these protein-coding regions:
- the LOC113338786 gene encoding EEF1A lysine methyltransferase 3 — encoded protein: MDIALFSPSSIFGHDEDDDDQSSPQREAVQTYEERTHKFPELELSIREFTFHELNANLLWPGTFSFAEWLVENKSRFQGSRIIELGSGTGALAIFLRKSFGVDISTSDFDDEEVEENIAHNCRVNGIVPALPHIRHSWGETFPTSDPDWDLVIASDILLYVKQYPNLIKTLSFLLQSYKMKDNKPSLSSPQDTLNGFPCPAFLMSWRRRIGKEDEALFFTGCKDAGLAVEHVGSRVFCISPKKHTTAETKEK